DNA sequence from the Desulfomicrobium escambiense DSM 10707 genome:
GGTCAGCAGGAGCACGCCGCCCAACAACGACGCCGCGTCGCCCACGGAAGAGACCGTGGCGTCGAGACGCGACCCGGGCCGGGACGAGGCGGGCATCTTGACCGTGACCATGACCGCGGCCACGTTCTTGGGCTTGAGGGCTGAACGGTCGACCTTCACGCCCATGCCCTCCAGCATGTTGGCCATGGACTGCACCGTGAACCGGGACCCGCTCTTGTCGCCGGTGCCGGGCAGGCCGACCACCAGGCCGTAGCCGACCAGATCGTTGGAGCGCACGCCCCCAAAGGTGGCGATGTCCTTGAGACGGGCGCCGTAGGCGGGACCGCAGAAGGCCGCCAGAACCACGATGATGACGAACCGGACCAGGCCGGCGCGAAGGCTAGAAGGGCCACACATTGTCGAGTATCCTCGCGAGCCACCCTGGGCGTTGCTTTTCGGCCAGGATGCCCTCGCCGTAGAGTTCGATGCGGGCTTCGGCCATGCTGGTGGATTTGATGGTGTTGTCGGCGTCGATGTCGCGGTCCCGGACCACGCCCTGGACCACGACGATCTGCGTCTCGCCGTTGACTCTCGTCTCCCTCGCGCCGACGACCTCCATGAGACCGCCGCCCAGAACGCGGGAAACCCGCGCCGCCACGGTGGTGCTGATGGTGCTTTCGCGCTTGGTCTCGCCGTCGCCTTCGAATTTGCTGGAGGAGTCGGCCTTGACCAGGGAATCCGCGCCGACCGTCGCACCGGGGATGAGCGGCAGCTTGTCCTTCCCGAGATATGCGCTGACGCCCAGGTCCACGTTGTTGGCCCTGTCGGCCGTGGTCGTGGCCTTGTTTTTGGCCAGGGTCGTCTCCACGACCTTGATGAGTACCACGTCGCCGACCCTGCGGGCGCGGGCGTCGGCGAAGAGCGACGTCGCGCCGTCGGGGTCGTAGAGGGAGCCCGGGTTGGTCGCCGGGTCCGCCCGTTCCTGTGGCGGAGGCGTGACGATGGCCGCGGGCATGGGCGGCCGGCTCGTGGCCCGGCATCCGGCCAGGGCCAGAACGGCTATGAAAAGGTACGTCAGTCTGTGCATGTTTCCTCCCGGACTACGGCACCAGGGCCGTTTCCGCGTCGACGATCCGTGCGGCCACCACCCGGCGGCTCTGCATGTTCCGGACCTTTATGGTGCTGCCGATGCCCCCGTCCTCGAGGCTCTCCACCGGCACGGTCAGCTTCAGGGATTCCCCCTCGTAGACCAGGGTCAGAACCTGGCCCTTGGCCACGACCGGGATGGGTTCCACGGCCTCGGCCGAAATGACCTGCCCCTCGCCTACGGGCGCGGTCATGCGCAGGGGCAGCCCTCGCCCGTCCCAGGGCGGACGGGCCATGTAGGCCAGATTCTTGCGCGCGAACCCGACCAGCCCGGCCTCCAGCACGTCGCCCCGGTTCAGGACCCGGGACGCGCAGGGGACGGTCTTCCAGACATCGGCGAAGACCGTGCCCGTAAAGCTCTCAACCACGCGCCCGCCCTCGTCCACGGCTTCGAGCCGCAGGCTGATGCGTCCCGGCGCCGGCGTCGCAACGGGCACGACGCGGATCTGCACGGGCGTCGTGTCCTTGAGGAAGAGGTAGTCGGCGATGCGGTGCTCGCGGATTTCGACGTCACCCTCATAGCCGGCCAGCGCCGTCGTCAAAATTTTGTCGATACCGGAAATGAGGCTGCGGCCGCTGACGACCTGCCCCCCGCGCTGGACCTGCACCTGGTCCGGAACCTCGATGGGCGGCAGCCCCGGCCCCAGGCGCTGCTCGATGAGCTCGCGCAGCCTGGGCCCGTTCAGGTTGGCCCGTGCACCGGGAAACCGCGGCGCGGCCAGCAGCGGGGCATCCCCGACCCCGGCCAGCACGGCCTCGGCCCGCAGGCCCTCGGCCTTGGCCAGGTCGCGCAGGGCGATGGCCTCCCCGTCCACGCACACGGCTTCCGCCACGACCAGCCTGTCCTGGGACAAGGCCAGGCCGGGAATGAACAGGAGCGTGAGCAGGATGACGAAAAGACGCATTCCCTACCTCTTCAGCTGATTGGCGATCTGCAGCAGGGAGTCGGCCGTGGAAATGGACTTGGAGTTGGCCTCGTAGGCGCGCTGCCCGACGATCATGTTGACCATCTCCTCGACGATCTCCACGTTGGACATCTCCAGAAACCCCTGGGCCAGGGTGCCGGCGTTGTTCTCGCCGGGCACGCTCTCCACCGCCTCGCCCGAACCGTCGGTCTGGACGTAGAGATTGCGGCCCACGGCCTTGAGGCCAGCGGGGTTGATGAAGGTGTAGACGGGGATGTCCGTGGCCGCGATCTCCGCGCCCGCCTTGTCCACGCAGGTCAGATGTCCGTCCTCGGTGATGACGATGTTCTGGGTTTCGGGCGGCACGACGAACTCGGGCTGCAGGGGGTGCCCGTTGTCGGTCACGATGCGGCCGTCGCTGTCGAGCTTGAAGGCGCCGTTTCTGGTGTAGTGCTCTTCACCGTTGCGATCGACACGGAAGAACCCTTCGCCCTCGATGACCAGATCGAGCTGGTTGCCCGTGTTCTGGAAATCGCCCTGGGTGAAGATCTTGTGCACGGACACCGGACGCACGCCCATGCCCACCTGCATGCCCACAGGCAGCTGGTTGCCGTCCTGGGTGGTCGCCCCGGCGATCTTCATGTTCTGGTACATGAGATCCTCGAACTCGGCCCTGTTCTTCTTGAAGCCCGTGGTATTGACGTTGGCCAAGTTGTTGGAGGTGACGTCCAGGCTGAGCTGCTGGGCGATCATGCCCGAAGCGCTGGTCCATAAGGCTCGAATCATACTCTTCTCCTTGCGGCGCGGTGCGCCGCGGCCGGACTCCCGAACGGGGCGCCGCGGCCTGCATCCGTAATTATTATCTCGGCGCGCCCACTTCGGCGATGGCCTTCTTGTCCTGCTCGAAGGTTCCGCTGATCATCTTCTGATAGGCCTCGAAGGCCCGCAGGGCCTCGATCATGTTGACCATCTCCGAGACCACCTCGACGTTGGCGCTCTCCAGGAACCCTTGCTCCACCGTGGCGTCCTCGGCCGGGACGGGCTGGACGCCCGCGTCGGGCCTGACGCGCAGCATGGAGTTGCCGACCTTTTCCAGCGCGCGGGGATCCTCGACCCGGACCAGGGAGATGACGTCCACCGCTTCACCGTTCACGGACAGCTGGCCGCTCGAATCGACGAGCACCGTGCCGTCCTCGGGAATCTGCAGCGGACCGCCCTCGCCCAGGAGCTGATTGCCGTGGCCGTCCACGATGTAGCCTTCGCTTGAGCGGTGGTAGACGCCCTGGCGGGTTAAAAATTCCCCTTCCGGCGTCTGGACTCGGAAAAAGCCGTCACCGGCGATGGCCAGATCCAGAGGGTTGCCCGTGCT
Encoded proteins:
- the flgG gene encoding flagellar basal-body rod protein FlgG; amino-acid sequence: MIRALWTSASGMIAQQLSLDVTSNNLANVNTTGFKKNRAEFEDLMYQNMKIAGATTQDGNQLPVGMQVGMGVRPVSVHKIFTQGDFQNTGNQLDLVIEGEGFFRVDRNGEEHYTRNGAFKLDSDGRIVTDNGHPLQPEFVVPPETQNIVITEDGHLTCVDKAGAEIAATDIPVYTFINPAGLKAVGRNLYVQTDGSGEAVESVPGENNAGTLAQGFLEMSNVEIVEEMVNMIVGQRAYEANSKSISTADSLLQIANQLKR
- the flgF gene encoding flagellar basal-body rod protein FlgF, giving the protein MQESSYSAVFGALTQQHRLDTIANNLANVNTTGFKADKLSFRDTFRRYAHDLLDPNTSLRDRVPWPQGNVLAQPRIAEQVIDLSQGTMRSTGNPLDLAIAGDGFFRVQTPEGEFLTRQGVYHRSSEGYIVDGHGNQLLGEGGPLQIPEDGTVLVDSSGQLSVNGEAVDVISLVRVEDPRALEKVGNSMLRVRPDAGVQPVPAEDATVEQGFLESANVEVVSEMVNMIEALRAFEAYQKMISGTFEQDKKAIAEVGAPR
- a CDS encoding flagellar basal body L-ring protein FlgH, with translation MHRLTYLFIAVLALAGCRATSRPPMPAAIVTPPPQERADPATNPGSLYDPDGATSLFADARARRVGDVVLIKVVETTLAKNKATTTADRANNVDLGVSAYLGKDKLPLIPGATVGADSLVKADSSSKFEGDGETKRESTISTTVAARVSRVLGGGLMEVVGARETRVNGETQIVVVQGVVRDRDIDADNTIKSTSMAEARIELYGEGILAEKQRPGWLARILDNVWPF
- the flgA gene encoding flagellar basal body P-ring formation chaperone FlgA; this encodes MRLFVILLTLLFIPGLALSQDRLVVAEAVCVDGEAIALRDLAKAEGLRAEAVLAGVGDAPLLAAPRFPGARANLNGPRLRELIEQRLGPGLPPIEVPDQVQVQRGGQVVSGRSLISGIDKILTTALAGYEGDVEIREHRIADYLFLKDTTPVQIRVVPVATPAPGRISLRLEAVDEGGRVVESFTGTVFADVWKTVPCASRVLNRGDVLEAGLVGFARKNLAYMARPPWDGRGLPLRMTAPVGEGQVISAEAVEPIPVVAKGQVLTLVYEGESLKLTVPVESLEDGGIGSTIKVRNMQSRRVVAARIVDAETALVP